CCCCGGTGGCCACCGTCCACCGCACCAGCGAGGCGGCGCTCGACCCGCTGCCCATCGACCCCGTCGCGCCGCCCGGTGCACGCCCACCGTCACCCCGACCACCCGTAGGACACGGCCAGTTCGGGCCTGGACGCGGTACGCCTCCCCGGTGCGACCGCCGCCGGGCCCGCCCCCAAGGAGCACGCAGCGGGCTTGCATGCCCGACTGGCACTGCTCAGGGAACGGATCTCCCGCATGTACGAAGAGCGGAGGCTGCTACTCGAAGGCGCCGCCCACCCGGTCGCGCTGACCCGCTGCAGCAGTCCGCCCCTCGGCGAACACAACATGGCCACGGCGCTCCCCGCCGCCGCTCTCGCTACGCGGGCGGGCATGACGGCCGCCATCATCGCCGAAGTGCGGGAGCAGACCGACCAGCAGCTGGGGGCGGCCCGCTGCCCACAGCTGCCAGAGGGAGGACATGCACCGGGAACGGCCACTACCCGGACGGCCTGCCCGGCATCGGCACCGTCGTGCCCGTGGGCCCGCATCAGCCGACCGCCACCACCACCGCGAGGCCCGCCGCCTGCGCGCCTCTCGCGACCGGGCGGCGCACGGCGTCCGGGGCAAGCCGCATGGCCTGCCAGTGGCAAGCAGTCGTCGATCCGGCTTGCCACTGGCAGACCGCACACCGCACAGATCATGTGGGGGCCATCGGACCCGTCCAGGCCGCCGCAGGCGCCGCCGCGCTTCTCCGGGAGCAGCACGACGCCACGGGTGTCTCGCGGTGCGATGACGACCCCACCGGGCGCGGCCCCGGCCAGGGCGTGGACCAGCGCCTGGATGCTGCGGCCATCGCCTGGATGCTGCGGGCCATTACCTGGATGCCGCGGGCCGCCGCCTCGTCCGGATCGATCTCGTCCCCCGCCTTCACGACGGCCGCCCGGGCTCCGGCTCCCCGGCGAACGTCCACGGTTCCATGAGCACCGGAAGCCGAAACCCGTTGCCGTACTACTGATGGGCCCGGGTCGGCAGGACGACCTGGGACAACGGGGCGGTCAGCTCGACGCCGCGGCCCCCACCCGTACGGAAATGAACAAATGCCTTCCGCTTGGGAAGAGGCATCGTCGCAGCCCGCCAGCGGCCGGCCGACGTGTTCTACGGCGAATCGGGGTACCGCGCGATCACACCCCGCCCTGCTCGCCCAGCAGCTTCTTCGTGTACGCCTCCAGCATGTCGTCCTCGTCCTCGGGGAGTCCCAGGGCCCGGGCCGCGGCGGGGAAGTCCCAGTCGGTGAACCGCTCTTGGACATCGACCCGGCCGAACGCGTTGTCCCGCTCGAAGTCGACGAGGACGCCGCCGTCGTACGACGCCGCACGGGCGGAGCAGTCGTTGTGGCCGAAGTAGAAGGTGCCGGGGCACCGGATGCCGTCCAGTGCCAGAACCTCGCCCGCGGTGGCACCATCGGCGCACTCGATCTCCCGCCCGGCGACCACGGAATAACCTGCCCGGCCCACCAGGGCCCCCGTGACCCGCAGCCTGCCCAGGACGAACAGCATCGCCTGTTCCTCCAGCACGAGGTCCCCGTCGACGTGCACGTCGGCCGCGATCACATGGATCGTGTTCTCCGGCACTACGGTGCGCCCCGCGAGTTCCTGTTCGTCCGCCGGCGGATACGCCTCCGCCAGGACCCGCAGCGCCGCCCACCGGTACTGGTCGGGGCCGTCGAGCCAGTCCCACGACGTTTCGCTGTCCAGCCGGTCGGGCGGCTGCCGCATTCTCCGGTCGAGCTCGTCGACCGTGACGCCGTACATGTCGGCGTCCCGGGCGAACAGTGCGTCCCTGACGAGTGCGCCCCTGACCCGGGCGTACGCGTCCCCGATCCGTTCGGCCGCGAGGGAGAAGGCGGCCGAGGATTGTAGAAGAGTGTATGAGGAGTGGACCATCCGTGGACCCTATCCACGGAGCGCGGCGAAAGCACCGGTGGGTCACCTGGCAAAAACGGACCACTTGCACCGTCCCGACGGACCGTCACAAAGGCTTCCGTGCCGAGTCCTCCCCCTGCTCATGACGACCGCGCCCCGGGCCCGCCCGGTGGGAAGCGTACGGCGCCGGCACAGGCCGGCGCGGCGCTCGGGCCGGCCGGTCGGTCGGCCGCACGGCATCGTCCTGGGGACGACACCTGCCCTGCCCCTGTGGTTGCGGGTTCGGCGGGGCGGCTGCGCCCGGGGGTGACGGGCCGGTGCGACCGGCCCTCCGCGTGCGCCCTTCGGCCCGGGGTACGTGGCTGGAGGGGGCGCGTGTATACCGAGAAAGCGCGAAGAGTTCGTGTTCAAGCATTGAAGACCGCTTTTGTCGGTCGAGGACGGGCGATCATCAGTGGCATGAAAAGGACTCTCACTGTCGTTTCCGCCGCCTTGGTCGCCCTGGCCCTGGCCTCGCCCGCCGAGGCGGCTCCCCAGGACACCCCGGCACGGATGTGCTCGCTGGGCACGGTCGATCTCAACCACCCCCCGCTCGGCTTCTCCGTCGACGCGGTCCACGAGGCGGCGCGGCGGCTGGGGCTGAACGATCCCGAGGCTCTCGGCCTGGGCTGCGAGCAGGAAGAGCGCACCGATCCGTACTCCGAGGTCCAGCCCTACCCGAATCGCGGACCGGTCGTGCTCCGCTCCAAGGAACCGGGGAAGGGCTCGACCCAGCTGTACTGCACCGACTCGGTCGCCGTCTTCGGCAAGATCCTGGAGACCGTGCCGGTGGAGACGCTCGTGGTGATCGGGACGGGGTGCACCGTGGAAGTCAACCCGATCGTCATCTAGGTCTCCTCGATCAAGTGACTCGTTGATCTGGGCATGCTCAGCAGGGGGATCTCGCGGACAGCGAGCGGGCGGTGCTGGAGCCAGTACCGCCCAAGGGCAACAACCGGTGCGGCCGGTGGCGGGATCACCGCCAGTTGATCAGTGGGATCATTCATCGACTCGGTACCGGCCGTCAGTGGCGCAAGCTGCCCGAACACTTCGGTCCGTGGCAGACCGTTCATGAGCGCCATCAGTTGTGGTCAGCCAACGGTACATGGGAGAGGCTGCTCCAGCATGTGCAGGCCGTTGCCGACGCCGAGGGCGATGTCGACGACTCCACCTCCATCCGTGCCCATCAGCACACCGCCGACGCCCCGCAAGCCCCGCCTCCGACACCGTCCACGGCCTCAAAGAGGGTCGTACAAAGCTCAGTTCACCTGCGTGCGCACATGCGCGCCTGAACCTGCTCCTGGAGGAGGCGGGGCGGGAAGCGAAGCCCTCGGTCGCTCCCGCGGCGGGCTGACCACCAGGGTGCACCTGCGCGCGGACGGGAAGTGCCGCCCGCCGCAAGCGCGGGTCACGTGGCGGGCGGCCTGCGGGGTTCGACAAGGCCCGCCACCGGGCACGGAACTCGGTGGAACGGGCGATCAACAAGGTGAAGCAGTTCAGAGCGGTCGCGATGCGCTACGACAAGCGCGCCCACGTTCACCTCGGCACCCTCACAGCCGCCGCACTCCTCATCTGGCTCCGCTCCTGACAGGCGCTCATGGAACGGAAGCATCACCAGTGACAACTCGGAGTTCGTGTTCAGGATTCCCGGTCGCGCTGTGACATTCCCCCAACGCTCCACGCCTTCCCGTCACGGCTGCCACCTGCGCATACTCCAGGACCGCCGCGCCTTGAACCGTTGACGGGCGATGGCCGACCGGATGGAGCTGATGGAAAAGATGACGTCGTGCACGGTCTCTGCGGCAGCCGCCGGCACGTGGATGCTCGGTGACCTCAAGGTCAACCGGATGGGTTCCGGCGCCATGCGCCTGACCGGCAGTGCCGCGTTCCACCAGGGCATCCCCAGCGACCGCAGCCAGGCGATCAACGTCCTGCGCCGCGCGGTCGAGGTCGGCGTCAACCGCATCGACACCGCGGCGTTCTACTTTCCCGGCTGCGCTCCGCCAACGAACTCATCAACACGGCGCTGGCGCCCTGTCCGGACGATATCGTCATCGCCACCAAGGTCGGCCCGGTCAGGGATGCCGGCGGTGAGTGGGCCACCCCGGCGCGGCCCGACCAGCTGCGCGGCCAGGTCGAGGAAAATCTGCGCCAACTCGGCCGCGACCACCTCGACCTGGTCAACCTCCGCCTCATGGACCAGGGCTCCATCGGCGACCACTTCGGGGCCCTCGCCGAACTGCGCGACGCGGGGCTCGTTCGCCATCTCGGCATCTCCGGCGCCCGCCCAGAACACCTGGACCAGGCCCTGGAGATCGCACCGGTGGTCTGCGTCCAGAACCGCTACGGCATCGACGCACCCGGCGGGGACGAGATGCTCCGGGCGTGTGCGGAACACGGAATCGCATTCGTGCCCTTCTTCTCCATCGCCGGGGAGGGGCGCGAGGCCGGAGCCGTCCGGACCGAGCACGACCAGGTCCACGCCGTGGCCCGCGCGCACGACGTCTCACCTGCACAGGTCCGCCTGGCGTGGATCCTGCAGCAAGGCGCCCATGTGCTGGCCATCCCCGGGACGGGCAACCCGGAACACCTCGTCGACAACGTGGCAGCGGGGGCCCTCCGACTGACGCAGGAGGAATTCCAGGTACTCGATGCGATCGGCCGCTCCGCATCCTGATGCCGGCCAAATCACCGGTACTTGAGCAAGCCCCGGAAACCGAACATGATCGAGGAGGCTCCCAGTAGGGCTTTGTTACGTGTCCGGGCAGACTGCGATGGTGGTGGTTTCCTGCCGATGTGGGGGTGGATGGGCTCGCGGCGTGTCGTGGTCGGCTGGAGGAGTTTGCCAGGCCAGGGAGGTGTTCGCGCCGCTGGCGCGTGCGAATCAGCGGGGGAAGGCCCGCCGCCGCGTTCGCCGACACCTGCCTCGGCCTGGCGGCCCCGGTGACGCAGGGCCTCGTGAGGCACCCCGGGCTCCCCCGCCACGCGGCGGATCATGGGCTTCGGTCCGGTGGTCCGGCGGTCCGGCACATCCGGACCGCACGCCCACGCAACTCCGGCGGGCGCTTCCTCCGCGCAGGCCTCCTTTGGGCTCCCCTCATGAGACCCAGCCGGTCTTCTGCCGCCCATCCCCCGCGCCTCGGGAAACCTCGGTGTCCGCC
The nucleotide sequence above comes from Streptomyces sp. ML-6. Encoded proteins:
- a CDS encoding transposase; the encoded protein is MLEPVPPKGNNRCGRWRDHRQLISGIIHRLGTGRQWRKLPEHFGPWQTVHERHQLWSANGTWERLLQHVQAVADAEGDVDDSTSIRAHQHTADAPQAPPPTPSTASKRVVQSSVHLRAHMRA